A region from the Candidatus Electrothrix scaldis genome encodes:
- a CDS encoding CoB--CoM heterodisulfide reductase iron-sulfur subunit A family protein: MSKQKKPAKIGVYVCHCGTNISHTVDVEKVREWASKSLDGEGVVIARDYKFMCSSPGQELIENDIKELGLDRVVVAACSPHLHELTFRNASKRAGLNPYLTELASIREQVSWVHTDKEAATEKAKAVVTGAVERVIENEPLEELKVSIHPDTLVVGGGIAGIQAALEIANAGKKVWLVEREASIGGHMAQFDKTFPTLDCAACILTPRMFEAGNHPNIELMTWSEVTNVAGYVGNFSVTIKKKPRYLKEELCTGCRICVEKCPKKIVDQGYEAGIGYRKAIYTSSAQAVPKYPVIDTENCNFFQKGACKICEKSCPTNAIDYEQKEAFLTVEVGNIILATGYDLFDARKVSNYGYGRLPNVFTSIEFERMCNAAGPTSGDIVLRDGKTTPKTVGIIHCVGSRDRNYNNYCSNICCMQSLKFAHLVKERTGATVYDFYIDMRTPMKAYDEFYQRVLEEGTLFVRGKVAQVTDAARKASEEGKLMVQVEDTLIGKQRRIPVDMVILSIGMEPRHDAKETGKLFGIGCSANGWFTEKHTKLDPISTMTEGIFIAGTATGPKDIPTSVAQGSAAAARVLNMIMRGEVTLEPIKASVYQGQCSGCRICNSLCPFNAITFLEDRKVSEINPALCQGCGTCVAACPAGAISGTGFSNDQILAQIDGLLMDVTLADA, encoded by the coding sequence ATGAGCAAGCAAAAGAAACCAGCAAAGATCGGGGTCTATGTCTGCCATTGCGGCACCAATATCTCGCACACGGTTGATGTGGAAAAAGTCCGCGAATGGGCCTCAAAAAGCCTTGATGGAGAAGGAGTTGTCATTGCCCGTGATTATAAGTTTATGTGCTCCAGCCCTGGCCAGGAGCTGATTGAAAACGACATCAAAGAGCTGGGCCTGGATCGGGTGGTGGTTGCGGCCTGCTCTCCTCATCTCCATGAGCTGACCTTCCGCAATGCCAGCAAAAGGGCAGGACTCAATCCCTACCTCACCGAACTGGCCTCCATCCGCGAGCAGGTTTCCTGGGTGCATACCGATAAGGAAGCAGCTACAGAAAAGGCCAAGGCCGTGGTGACCGGTGCAGTTGAGCGGGTTATTGAGAATGAACCGCTTGAGGAACTCAAGGTCTCCATCCACCCGGACACCCTGGTGGTCGGTGGTGGTATTGCCGGTATCCAGGCAGCCCTGGAGATTGCCAATGCCGGTAAGAAGGTCTGGCTGGTGGAACGGGAGGCCTCCATTGGTGGTCATATGGCCCAGTTCGACAAGACCTTCCCCACCCTGGACTGTGCCGCCTGTATCCTGACCCCGCGCATGTTTGAGGCTGGCAATCATCCCAATATCGAGCTGATGACCTGGAGCGAAGTAACCAACGTTGCTGGCTATGTGGGCAACTTCTCAGTCACGATCAAGAAAAAGCCCCGCTACCTCAAAGAGGAGCTGTGTACCGGCTGTCGAATCTGCGTAGAAAAATGCCCGAAAAAGATTGTGGATCAGGGTTACGAAGCAGGTATCGGCTACCGCAAGGCTATCTACACCAGCTCGGCCCAGGCCGTGCCCAAGTATCCGGTCATTGACACTGAAAACTGCAATTTCTTCCAAAAAGGCGCTTGTAAAATCTGTGAGAAATCCTGCCCCACCAATGCCATTGACTACGAGCAAAAAGAAGCATTCCTGACTGTGGAGGTTGGCAACATTATCCTGGCCACTGGCTATGATCTCTTTGATGCCCGTAAGGTGAGCAACTACGGCTACGGACGCTTGCCCAATGTCTTTACCAGCATAGAGTTTGAACGCATGTGTAATGCGGCTGGCCCTACTTCAGGTGATATTGTCCTGCGGGACGGCAAAACCACACCCAAGACCGTGGGTATTATCCACTGTGTTGGTTCCCGTGATCGCAATTACAACAACTACTGCTCCAATATCTGCTGTATGCAGAGCCTGAAATTCGCCCATCTGGTCAAGGAGCGCACCGGGGCCACGGTCTATGATTTCTATATTGATATGCGGACCCCGATGAAGGCCTATGATGAGTTCTATCAGCGCGTCCTGGAAGAAGGCACCCTCTTTGTTCGGGGCAAGGTGGCCCAGGTCACGGATGCAGCCCGCAAGGCAAGCGAGGAAGGCAAGCTGATGGTCCAGGTGGAAGACACTCTGATCGGCAAGCAACGCCGGATTCCTGTGGATATGGTGATCCTCTCCATCGGTATGGAGCCGCGTCATGATGCCAAGGAGACCGGTAAGCTCTTCGGCATCGGCTGTTCAGCCAATGGTTGGTTTACTGAGAAGCACACCAAGCTGGACCCCATCTCCACCATGACCGAGGGCATTTTTATTGCTGGTACCGCAACCGGCCCCAAGGACATCCCCACCTCAGTGGCCCAGGGCAGCGCAGCAGCAGCTCGGGTCCTGAATATGATCATGCGTGGTGAAGTTACCCTGGAACCCATCAAGGCCAGTGTCTATCAGGGGCAGTGCTCAGGTTGCCGCATCTGCAACAGCCTCTGTCCGTTTAACGCAATCACCTTCCTGGAAGACCGCAAGGTCAGTGAAATCAACCCGGCCCTGTGCCAGGGCTGCGGCACCTGCGTGGCAGCCTGTCCTGCCGGAGCAATCAGCGGCACCGGCTTTAGCAATGATCAGATACTCGCCCAGATCGACGGCCTGCTGATGGACGTTACTCTGGCTGACGCATAA
- a CDS encoding hydrogenase iron-sulfur subunit: MSEQFEPVIICFTCNWCSYRAADLAGTARMHYAPNVRLVRLMCSGRLDPTFIMKALSGGADGVLITGCHPGECHYIEQNYKAQSRWLLLRRVLKGLGIAPERVKLTWTSAAEGTKLTNEINSFVEEIRGQGPLAWHKNLQQEKQETSQHNPKQAPVEVTV, encoded by the coding sequence ATGAGCGAACAATTTGAACCGGTGATCATCTGTTTCACCTGTAACTGGTGTTCGTACCGGGCTGCGGACCTGGCAGGTACAGCCCGAATGCATTACGCCCCCAATGTCCGCTTGGTCCGGCTGATGTGTTCCGGTCGCCTGGACCCCACCTTTATAATGAAGGCCCTGTCCGGCGGCGCAGACGGCGTCCTGATCACGGGCTGTCATCCTGGTGAATGTCATTATATTGAACAGAACTATAAGGCCCAAAGCCGCTGGCTCCTTCTGCGACGAGTGCTGAAAGGCTTGGGCATTGCCCCGGAGCGGGTCAAGCTCACCTGGACCAGTGCAGCTGAGGGGACAAAGCTGACCAATGAAATCAACTCCTTTGTTGAGGAGATCCGTGGCCAAGGCCCGTTGGCTTGGCATAAAAACCTACAGCAAGAGAAGCAAGAGACATCACAACACAATCCGAAGCAGGCTCCTGTGGAGGTGACAGTATGA
- a CDS encoding Ni/Fe hydrogenase subunit alpha, whose translation MERITIDPITRLEGHGKIDIFLDDKGDVANSYFQIPELRGFERFCVGRPIEEMPLLTNRICGVCPEAHHMAAVKAADAAYKVTPPRTAKLLRELLYMAFYCTDHTTHFYALGGPDFIIGPDAPVAERNILGVIHKVGMEIGGKVIQMRKFGHKVVEMIGGRKVHPAVAIPGGVTKILSEGERKEIEEMGRWAIDFAQFSLQAFNDIVLANQTYLDLIVGDIYRDETYYMGLVDENNKVNFYDGKVRVVDPEGKEFCKYAPNEYMNHLSEHVEPWTYLKFPYLKNVGWKGFTDGKDSGVYMATPLSRLNAADGMATPLAQEHYEKMYETLGGKPVHQRLAIHWARLIELLYAAERWVELVTDPDITSSDVHCKPTEIPTEGVGIVEAPRGTLTHHYWTDERGILTQVNLIVGTTNNYAPIQMSTKKAAQHLIKGGKVNEGLLNMVEMAFRAYDPCFGCATHSLPGQMPLEVRLHDQRGELMDVIKQYVD comes from the coding sequence ATGGAACGCATAACTATTGATCCCATTACTCGCCTTGAGGGACACGGGAAGATTGATATCTTTCTGGATGATAAGGGCGACGTTGCCAATTCCTATTTTCAGATCCCTGAGCTGCGCGGCTTTGAACGCTTCTGCGTGGGCCGCCCCATTGAGGAAATGCCCCTGCTGACCAACCGTATCTGCGGAGTCTGCCCGGAGGCCCATCATATGGCGGCGGTCAAGGCCGCAGACGCTGCTTACAAGGTCACACCGCCGCGCACAGCCAAGCTGCTGCGCGAGCTCCTCTACATGGCCTTTTACTGCACCGACCATACCACCCATTTCTACGCCCTGGGCGGCCCGGACTTTATCATAGGCCCGGATGCCCCGGTTGCTGAGCGTAACATCCTCGGTGTTATCCATAAGGTGGGTATGGAGATCGGTGGCAAGGTCATCCAGATGCGGAAATTCGGTCATAAGGTGGTGGAGATGATCGGGGGCCGCAAGGTCCACCCGGCTGTTGCCATCCCCGGTGGTGTGACCAAGATTCTCAGCGAGGGAGAGCGGAAAGAGATTGAAGAGATGGGCCGCTGGGCCATTGATTTTGCCCAGTTCAGTCTTCAGGCATTTAACGACATCGTTCTGGCGAACCAGACCTATCTGGACCTGATTGTCGGGGATATCTACCGCGATGAGACCTATTATATGGGGCTGGTGGATGAAAACAACAAGGTCAATTTCTACGATGGTAAGGTGCGGGTGGTTGATCCTGAAGGCAAGGAGTTCTGTAAATACGCGCCCAATGAGTACATGAACCATCTTTCTGAGCATGTGGAGCCCTGGACTTACCTCAAGTTCCCTTACCTGAAAAACGTGGGCTGGAAGGGATTTACTGATGGCAAGGATTCCGGCGTGTACATGGCAACCCCGCTCTCCCGCCTCAATGCGGCAGACGGCATGGCCACCCCGCTGGCTCAGGAACATTATGAAAAGATGTACGAGACTCTGGGCGGCAAGCCAGTCCATCAGCGGTTGGCGATCCATTGGGCCCGCCTGATTGAGCTGCTCTATGCAGCGGAACGCTGGGTGGAGCTGGTAACCGATCCGGATATCACCTCTTCAGATGTTCATTGCAAACCCACGGAGATCCCCACTGAGGGCGTCGGTATTGTCGAGGCCCCACGCGGCACCCTGACCCATCATTACTGGACCGATGAGCGGGGAATCCTCACTCAGGTCAACCTGATTGTGGGTACCACCAATAACTATGCCCCGATTCAGATGAGCACCAAAAAGGCGGCGCAGCATCTGATTAAGGGCGGTAAGGTGAATGAAGGCTTGCTCAATATGGTGGAAATGGCCTTCCGGGCCTACGATCCCTGTTTTGGTTGTGCGACCCATTCGTTGCCGGGACAGATGCCGCTGGAGGTGCGTTTGCATGACCAGCGTGGTGAGCTGATGGATGTGATTAAGCAGTATGTGGATTAA